Genomic window (Tribolium castaneum strain GA2 chromosome 2, icTriCast1.1, whole genome shotgun sequence):
TTCGTGTCGTTCTCAGTGTGCTCGCTTTTGGCCGAACGGGGCAAATGGTTGTACTTGGGGGGCACCTTGATGTCGCTCTTGTCGACGTTGATGATTCTGTCGTTGGCGAACCTGTTCTTTGGATCGTCGATGTTGTTCCAAATTCAGCTGTATTTGGGGCTCTTCGCGATGTGCGGGTTCGTCCTCTACGACACGCAGTTGATCATTGAGAAGAGGAGGTTGGGGAGCAAGGATTTTGTCACCCATTCGTTGGATTTGTTCGTCGATTTCATTGGGATCTTCCGACGTGTACTTATCATTCTCACACAGAAGGTAATTAGAGACAGGTCCGTTCCCTTTATCCCGTCCTATCCCTGACGTGTTAGGAACGTAGGGGGTGTTTACTTAACTTTTTCCTTGTTACAGGAACAGGAATCGCAGAAGAAGCGAAGAAACTGAGTCAAGCCATTAAGTGACGgaaggttttatttttgttaaattagtgAGTGTGGTGTTGTGTAATGTATTTTTCCATTTATCATTATATGATAcctaatgttatttttgtttctttaaatgtaatataaatttaagttaaataaataatttttctaagtcTTGTCTTATTGTTTCACCTGCGGATAATAAGCTACACGTATGTGCATG
Coding sequences:
- the BI-1 gene encoding bax inhibitor 1 isoform X1, producing MAPSVQTFLNSFSNSLEAPVRQHLKNVYACLAMSTMAAAIGASIHLFTNIIQAGFLSGIGALIFFGLLMATPDDNGKGLKMRIGYLLGFTTLTGVGMGPLLEHVIAVDPSIIVTALIGTAVVFVSFSVCSLLAERGKWLYLGGTLMSLLSTLMILSLANLFFGSSMLFQIQLYLGLFAMCGFVLYDTQLIIEKRRLGSKDFVTHSLDLFVDFIGIFRRVLIILTQKVIRDRNRNRRRSEETESSH